One Haloarchaeobius amylolyticus genomic window, TGCCCTCCGCGAGCGGTGTGAGGTACTCCTGTTTCTGCTCTTCGTCACCGAACTCGTATATCATGTTGCCCGCCAGCGAGATGTGGGCGGCGACGATGGTGCCGAGGCCGCCGGAGCCCCGGGAGATCTCCTCCAGCCCAATGGCGTAGGAGTGGTAGTCAAGTCCCGCTCCGCCGTACTCCTCGGGGAACGGCATTCCCATGAGCCCAAGTTCCGCCATCTCCGAGACGAGGTCCGCGGGGAACTCGTCGTCGTGGTCGATGTCCGCGGCGACGGGAACGACCTCCTCGTCGACGAACTCCGCGACCATGTCACGAATCTGCTTTTGCTCGGCAGAGAGACTGAAGTCCATACTCGAAGGTACGGCCGTCGACCCTTTACTCTTGCTACAACCCGCGCGAAAATACCTGATATTCCCGGGTGTGAGACGGCTGTACGCCGGGGTCGCTGGCTCGCCTGCGGTCCCGAAAGGTAGAAACGACTTCGGGCCTGCTTTCACGAGTATGGAGCATCCGGTTCGTCGACAGGGCCACCGCGCCGTCGAAGGTATCACGGCAGGTGGGTTTTTCAGAGTGGAATACACAGGGGTTAGTGGATGAACGAGGAACAGGCCGCGTATCCCGTGGACGACGACCTCGCGTGGTGTTACGACGCCGTGCAGGGCGTCTCCCGGACGTTCGCCATCACCATCGAGGAACTCGAGGAACCGACGGCCCGTCACATCTGTCTGGGCTATCTCCTCTGTCGCGTCGCCGACACCGTCGAGGACGCGGGCCACATCCCGCCGACCGAGAAGGCGGAACTGCTGCGGATGTATGCGGACGTGCTGGACGAGGACGACCCGACCACCGCCGCGGCGTTCCGCGAGCAGGTCGACCCGTGGCTCCCCGAGGAGCTGGACGACGACTGGGAGGTCGTCGCCGAATCGCCGCGCGTCGTCGAGACGTATCGCAACCTGTCGCCGGAGGCTCGCGAGGACATCCTCCCGCCGGTGCTCGAACTCACCAACGGTATGGCCGAGTTCGTCGAACGCCACGCCGACTCCGGCGGCCTCCGCATCCAGACGCTGGAGGAACTCGAGGAGTACTGCTGGTACGTCGCCGGGACGGTCGGTTCGCTGGTCACTGGCCTGGTGACCCGCGACACCTCGGAGTCGCGCGAGTCCCGCCTCTGGGACAACGCCCGGTCGTTCGGGCTGCTGTTGCAGCTCGTCAACGTCGCCAAGGACGTGAGCGACGACTACCAGGAGGAGAACAACGTCTACCTCCCGGCGGAGTGGCTGGCCGAGGAGGGCGTCGACCGCGACAACGTCCTCGACCCCGAGAACGAGGAGGAGGTCGCCTCCGTCATCGAGCGCGTCGTCGACCACGCCTCTGGCTACCTCGACGACACGCAGACATACCTCGAGGCGCTCCCCGAGCACCGCGGGAACCGCCTCTCGGCCTGGGGCATCCCGTACCTGCTCGCGGTCGCGACCCTGCGCGAACTGCGCAAGCGGCCCGCCGACGTGGTCCGCGAGGGTGGCGTGAAGATCTCCCGGATGGAGGTCGTCGCCATCATCAGCTGGTTCCGCCAGCACGGCGACCGGCAGGCACTGGAGCAGGTCCGGCAGGTCATCGAGGACAAGCCCCTGCACGAAGCCGACGTGTCGGTGTAGGGCTCTTTCTACGCGTCCACCATCTCGGCCGTCAGAACTGTGGTTCGAAGCCGCGGGACCCGGCGACGGCCCGCCCGAGCGCGAACAGTGGCGTCCCCACGAGGAGCGTCCCGGCCGCCCAGGCGAGGAACGCCGGCAGCAACAGGAACTCGAACCCCGTCAGGGGGACGAACTGCGTCGTCACGAGGAGCGGCCACGACACCACCAGCAGCGTGTGCGCCCGCCACGCGCGAGTACGCGTTCTCGAATCGGCCGCCAGCCCGCCGGCCGGGAAGAACAGCAGTGCCGGCAGGAGGAGCGCACTTGCCCCACCGCCGGCGAAGCCGGCGAGTCCCCACCCGAGCCCGACCGCGTCGGCGGCAACCAACTGGGCGAGCAGCGTCAGCCCGACGAGCGCCAGCATCCGCCGGGGCGAGAGCCAGTCCGCCACCGCCACGGCCACGAGCGGAATCACGAGCAGCGGGAGTGCCATGACGAGTCGCGCCGCGAGTGTGCTGGTGACCGTCACCGTAGAGACCGCCAGACCGAGGAGTGGCAGGCCAGCCGAGACCGCGGCGGCGGTCGAGAGAGACCACTCCGCGAAGCGGTCCGACCCCCGGAGCGAGCCGAGGGCGGCGGCGAACAGCAACGTCGGCGCGGTCGCGAGGAGGAGGGCGTCCCGGACCAGCCGCGGGCCGACCGCCAGGGCGACGCTGGCCTCTGCGGCGGCGCGCGAGGCGGCCCCGTCGTCGTCGGCGAAGACGACGAACGTCTCCTGGGTGTACCCCCTGTCACTCTCCCAGCTGGCGAGCCCGTCGCCCACGCCCGGGTCCCCCGGCGGGTCGTTCGCGACGACGGTCTCGCTGGGCCCGGCGACGACGAACTCGTCCGCGTTGAGCATCGTGTACCGCCCACCGATTGTGTGGAAGTAATCGACGACCAGCACGCCGCCGACCCCGCGGTGTGCCACGTCCGGGACGGTGAACCCGACCACCGCCGTCCGGTCCTCGAACCGCACCGAGACGTTCCGGGGGTCCTCGACGAGGTTGTTGTGCGCCTCGAAGGCGGTGTCGACGACCTCGCGGAGCTGGGCCGGGTCGTCGCGGTAGGTCGGGGCCGTCTCCGGGGAGAGGGTGACGCGGGCGGTCCAGCGGCTGCTCCCGTCGTCCCGGACGTCGACGCGGAGGCTGGACCGGTCGACCGTCGCGTTCAGGTCGAGTTCGTGCGCCGCCTCCTCGAACTGCTGGTCACAGACCGGGCAGACTCGCTCCGGGGGGCTGCTCGCCGTGGCCGCGGGGACGAGGCTCCCGGCGAGGACGAGCACGAGGAGGGCGGCGACGACGGGGACGCGGGACATCTACCCGAAGCTCTCGGGGAGAAAGTAAATGTCTTCTGTCAGGCAGAGGTCGGCCGCGTGTCGGCCGGCTCCTCGGCGGGTGCGGAGGCCTCGCGCCCGAGGCGTCGGCCCAGGACGAACAGCGGGACGCCGAGCAGTGCGCCCCCGACCAGCACCACGCCGAACAGTCCCGGCGTGACGAACACGACGCCGACCCGGGGGACGAGGGGGAGCGCGGCGACGCCGGCGCCGAGGGCCGCCACCGGCGGGAAGAGCCAGCGCGCCGGGTGGCCCGCGCCCGCGAGGACGCCGTAGGCCAGGAACGCGAGGGGGCCGAGCAACAGCACGAGGACGGCACTCGCCGGGGCGCCGAGGACGAGCACGAGCGGCCAGCCGACCGCGGCGACGGCCGCGACGGTGGGCAGCCGGCGGCCGGGGTCGAGGTCGACGCGAGCCGCGAGCCCGACGATAGCCGCGGTCAGGACCGCCGCCGGGGCGAGCCCCATCGAGACGAGTGCGAGCACGATGCCGAGCTCGCCCCACTCGCCGCCGACCACGCCGCCACCGACGCCGAGGGCGACGATGCCCCCGGCTGCCACGAGGATGGCCTGGACGGTCCGGCGGGCGAACCGGTCGTCGAACCGGAGACGGCCCCCTGCGAGGAGCAGCCCCGCGGCGACCAGGCCGACCAGCAGTGCCGGCCACTGCGCGTAGGCACGGAGTTCCGACTCGACCAGCCCGAGGGAGTGGCTCCGGACCGCGAGCGCGGTCGCGGCCTGCGCGGCGAGGCCGCCGTCGGGGGCGAACGCGATGGTCGCGTGGCGACCGAGGTCCGGGTGGTAGTCGCGGTCGTCGGCGTCGGCCCAGACGATGCGGTTCCCGCGGGTAGTCCCGCCCTCGGGGGCGTGCGTGACGACGCTCCCTTCGGGCCCACGGACCGCGAGGCTGTCCGAATCGACGTACGCCTCGCCCTCACCCTGGTCCTGCGTGAACACGTCGAAGAGCAGGACGTCGCCAGTTCGGCGGTGTGCCGCGTCGGGGACCGTCCACGCGACCGTCAGGGTCCGGCCGTCGAGGCGCGTGGAGAGGTTCCGCGGGTCGTCGACGACGGTGCGATAGGAGTCGAAGGTCTCGCGGACGACCCGGTCGAGCAGGCTCTGGTTCGCCGCGAACCGGTCGGCGGCGGCCGGGTCGAGGTCGACGACGGCGGTCCAGCGGCTGTCGCCATCGGCGGCGACCTGGACCGCGAGTTCGCTCTCGCCGACGCTCGCGTTCACCCCGGCGTCTTCGGCGGCGCGTTCGAACGCCGGGCCGCAGACGCCACAGACGCCCTCGGGCGGCGGGGCGCCTGCGCTGGCGGGGGCGAGCGCGGGGACGAGGAGGAGCAGCGCGACGACCGCGATGGCTGCGTGTGGAGGGCGCATCGGCTAGGTCGTCTCACTGTCTCGACAAATAGTTTCCGCGGGTGCGAGGTCGGGGGCCGAGGACTGGCCAGT contains:
- a CDS encoding phytoene/squalene synthase family protein, encoding MNEEQAAYPVDDDLAWCYDAVQGVSRTFAITIEELEEPTARHICLGYLLCRVADTVEDAGHIPPTEKAELLRMYADVLDEDDPTTAAAFREQVDPWLPEELDDDWEVVAESPRVVETYRNLSPEAREDILPPVLELTNGMAEFVERHADSGGLRIQTLEELEEYCWYVAGTVGSLVTGLVTRDTSESRESRLWDNARSFGLLLQLVNVAKDVSDDYQEENNVYLPAEWLAEEGVDRDNVLDPENEEEVASVIERVVDHASGYLDDTQTYLEALPEHRGNRLSAWGIPYLLAVATLRELRKRPADVVREGGVKISRMEVVAIISWFRQHGDRQALEQVRQVIEDKPLHEADVSV